The Lepus europaeus isolate LE1 chromosome 5, mLepTim1.pri, whole genome shotgun sequence genome includes the window GTCTAGTGGCTTTTGCTAAATAAACCTTTCGTATTTCTCAAAGCTTTTCCATTGTCTTTTCTTGCTGCTTCTgttccacctgctgctcctctaTCCCTCACTTTCCACCCACTTCCCAAGCCAGGTGGCACCAGCTCTGTGATGTGGTTCCCGAGGCTGGGGGGGTTAGGAAGAGTTTGCGTGGTCCCTGAAGGAGGCGAGGAAGGTGGTGCCTGAAGTTGCAGTTATATAGACCAGCCTTGTGCAGGAGCAGATTCTGTGAGGGCTTCATGGGGCATGAGGTTGCTTCCAGGGGACTTTGATGACGTCTGGAGGCATTTGAGGTTGTCCCAGGCAGGGGAGCAATGCCACAGGCAGGTAGGAGAAGAAGTCAGGGTTACGGCTAGATGTCCTCCCACAACAAGAAGTTATCCAGCCAAAAGTGTCAGTCGTGCTGAGGTTGGGAAGCCCTGGTCTGTGCCCATTCTTGCAGACTTTCCCGATCCCAGGTCTTTGCAAACTCTAAGCATCATTAGTATGCGGGCAGAGCAAGGTGAGTGCTTGAAAAAAGCCGCCACACGCATGTTCAGTGTACCTGAGATCATCAGGATCGTACAATCTTACTCAGTCTTAGACTGTCTGAAATACATGGTAGGAAGTCTGAATGGGCGCATTCAAGAAATGTCCCTTACCGGGGGCAAACAGAcacctccccccaacacacacacatctgcctGGAAGGTATCATTGCAACACAGCTGAGCAGGGAAGTCCTGCCTCAGGCGCGTGGTTTCCCTGCCAGCGGTGGAAATGAAGGAATGGGAGGGCGGGTGATGAGGGAGTGCTAACGAAGGGAGGTGTCAAAGGACTCCCAGAACAGACTTTATTTTAAGGCAGCCAGATCCCttggtgggatttttttttcagctgtttTGAAGGCTTGGCGCTTTGTCAGGCCCAGGCCAGAGAGAATGTTGAAAGGGTCCCTAGCCTAGGTCCCTCTGAGCTTTACTTATAAACCCAACTGAGCTTTATTTtctcgtctgtaaaatggggagagtGTATACCACAGAAAGCTTTTACGGAGAGTAGATGAGATTGCATTTTAAAAGCACCCAGCAGAAGGTGCCCGGCAGTGGCCCCAGGTACAGCAGAGTTTATGTCAGCTTTCTGCTACCTGCACCTGTGCTGGCCAGGGCAGTCGTGTGCTGGGTGCCTATTTCTGAGAAAATGGCCGGAGTTACAGCGACACTGCATGAAGTGAGACACAGAAAGCCCCTTGTCTTCAGAAAGACACCAGCACCTGCAGGGCAGCACAAGCAGGTGCTCTGGCCCCTGGgctcagcccctggctgttggctCACTGCCTTTCTTCTCCTGATGGCTTCCATGGATACACATGCCCTGGAAGAAGAGAATGGGGTTGGCCGAGGATGGGAGTCAAGATTAGGAGTGGATTCCTTTCCAGGTTCTCCTAGACAATGGTGAGACCCCAGCCCTCAATGTTTGCCCCTTCCTATACTGACTGAAGAGCCCCATTaaggggccacacacacacatacacacacacagccacatgtgtaAGGAAGAGCCTTCCAGGCCTCAGGTGGCTTTTCCAGTTAGATAAAAGAGTATCTCAGACTCCTGGGGACTGAGGGACCTGCCCCGAGTCATATACCTGCTCCTGTAGGAAACAGGATCCTAGGAAGGATGTCAGGGCTGCAGCGAGAGGGTGGGCTGTGACCAGCATGTGCCAGCTGAAGCCTAGCAGTCGCATAGATTCCTGGACCCCAGCTGGGTGTCATGGCACGGGGAGtcgagcagagctgggagtgagCTCCTGACACACGAAGTGATGGAGATGTGAGCCCAGCCCCTCTCTTGCGCTGTGGGTCAATGAAAGAACCGTAAATGAAACTGCAGCAGCACAGTGACAAGCAGAGGCAGCTCTGCTAAACCACAAGGTAAGATTCCAGGATGAGTACGTATGCATCCGGCCCACCTGTTGGCCAGAGACTAAGGGAGGTCTGGTGCCTGCATCCCTGAAACGAGATAGCCCACTGTAGTGACAGGGCCCACTGAGTCACGAGGCAGGGGAGCAGGATGTGAGGAAGGCCTCCAGGCCCCACTGGTGAGTGTTCATCTTTCCTCTGTTAAGTGGCCCAGTGGGAACATATGTCCACAGTGCACCTCTGCTGCCCGCCCATCTTTCTGGGTCGGACGGGTCACAGGTTTCACTTGGAAGTGGAGTAAGGATCAAGGCTGGCTGCCGAGCGCGTTACTTGGTAGCAGGCAGCAGAGTGACGTGACTCAAAACAGCCATGCAAAGCTGGCCTTGGGTCAAAACAgttttgttctgcttctgtaagtGTAGTTGTGGGGGATGTGGTAGGGAGTGCCCGCCCCACTGCCTTCTTTGTACCTCATGCTCTGAGGCCTGTtgccctctctgctcccctcccccaccactcaGGAGATCAAACATCTGAGATGCCTTTCAGACGACACAGATTCCTTCCTCAAGCACTCGGGAGGGGGACATCaacccctgctccccagggagggGCAAGAGCTGATCACACAAGAATCCATGaccagaaagccaggagcttagagcaGTGGCTCTCACATTCGGGCTGTGTCTAAGAAACCTGGGGGGCAGATCAGGTCGCAGGTGGATCTGCCCCACCCTCAGCGTTCCAATGGAGCCTGAGAATTTCACTTCTCACCGATTCCCAGGAGACACTAGCCTGGGCTAGCAACACTTTGAGAGCCACGGTATTGGAGGATATCCCCAAACTTTGGGTACTGTGTTTGCttcaggaagggaggggaggagggaggcagggagttgGGCCTGGTGTTGCTAGGCAACCATTAGCCAAAGAAGATAGAGACTGGGCACTGGAAAGGACAGCAGGTGGTGCAAGGTGACCTCAGACTCAACAGAAGACTGACTAACTTTGATTTATTGGCATCTCTCTAGAGACATAACTAGGCTGCATCCGCCGTTCACCTGAGGTGTCCAGCGGGACTATCTGAAGGCCTGGCAGCTGCCGGAGGAAAGCCTGTCCCCTGGCCGGGCCTTCTGCTCCTTGCCCAAGAGGGTCTTGAGCTTGCGGTAGTACACCCTGCAGCTGAAGCCCTCCTTGAAACCCACCTTGATGTGGCTCTTGAGGGAGTGCAGGGTTGGGTACATGCGGCAGCAGGCCGCACACTTGTAGCCGTTCTGCTGGGCCGGGTGCCACTTGCAGGCCGTCAGGATGTCCTGGGACGTGATGTAGTCCAGGGAGTCCACTCCAGGCCTGGCTTTCCTGGTGGTATCTCGAGGACATGTGTTCTCCAGGGAGGAAGAGGACGAGCAGGTGCTCTCAGCCACGTCCTCGGGAAGGCAGTTGTCCCCCCTGCCTTCGTCCTGCTGCACCTCTGGGAAGCTGTAGGCCTCCAGGTGGCTCTCTCTGTCAGTGCATACGAAGTAACTGTAAGGGGAGAACCAGGGTCGGTAGATGGTGCAGTTCCGCCTTAGCTGCTCCCCGTTCTGGGTGTCCCCCAAGCTGCAATCTGCAAAGGAAAGGGCTGTTCTGAACCTGTGGCCACAGGCAGGGAGCAGTGAGGTCAGGATGGCTGGAGGCCATGGGGCGCACAGAAAGGCATGAAGGCAGGTAGCCAGGTATGACCTTGAGTGTCCTCCATCCCACCTGGATCATGATTCTAAGAGCAAGGCGGCAGGTAAGGTGGGAGGAACAGCCTAAGACACTCATTCTGTCTCTACTGGTACAAATGCATTGCATATCTGGACAGAAGAGGCCCCTTCTAATCCCTAAGCCTTAATCCGTTCTAGGTCCTTCCCTCCCTGGAGGTACCTTGTCATCTTAGACAAGTGGCCCAGCAGACAGTCAAGCCTCTGGCCTCCAATGGTTTCTGtgggttttctgtttgtttgttttgccaccaGTGGTTGTGTCCACTTCTCCCAACCTCCAGCTCATCTTGATCCCTCTTCCACAGCCCCCTCAGACAGACTCTGCTCCCCCATACCATcttgagagacaggagaggcctATGGGTCTTTACTGCAGGCAGGAGGAACAGGTTGGGGCCTGCAGGTGAtaaggcaggcagcaggtggtgagccAGCTTGCAGAGCCCTTCCCTTAGGAAATTGGCCCCTGGTTGTCAGGTCCCCACACAGAGTTGGGAAAGGCCTCACCTGGTGAGAGCACTGTGTTATGCACCCCGTGCCGGAAAGAGCTGCTTGAGTACTGGGTGGGTAGGGTCTGAGCTGGGCTGGATGCCTCTGTGGGTGCCGCTGTCTTTATTATGTCTGGATTAGAGGAGAGACATTCTGGTGAGCTGAGCAAAGATGGGAGTCCGCCGAACACACCTGGAAGCTCAACCTCTACCCTTCAAGGTGTCTCAAAGCTGAAGCAAAGCAGTGACCTCTTGATCCCAGCTAGGCCGAGCCACTCTGGGTGACTCCCTGGGGAACTCCAACTGGGGTGGTTTGATTCAGACCACAGAAGGAGCCTCAGGAAAGGGGGACTTAAAATGTGGCCCAGATGAGTCCTGTCCACCCCGCCTGCCCCTTTCCTGGCCCTCTGGCAAGCTAAgctcctcacatgggagacttcacTCTGATTGCAGGTCCGTGTGCTCACACACGGACAGTGGTGTGTAGTCCCTCTTAGGATGAGACGCCTAATTATCTCCTTGAGACATCACAGACCCATAGGCAGAGAAGGGTCATGGGGGCCCTTACTGCTTGgcaccccctggagcagcagctgaCACTGGATACGAAGCAGACCTGCCTCAAATCTCAGAGCGGTTGCTGTGCTTAATCTGCAGGAAGGATGTATCCGTGTCATCTCTACAGGCAGACAGATGCCCCAGAGAACTCCACTGAGCCATGCAAGTTCTCATGTACCTGGAGATTACCTGGGGATTTTGTTAATGATGCGGCTTCTGATTCTGTGAGCTTCTGCATATCTAACAGGTTTCCAGGTGGTACAGGTGTTGACACCTGGAACAGCAGACGCTCACCATGTCCCTCTTTACTCCACAGTGTGCTCATCAGTTTCCCTGCTGCTCGGGCTCCTAATGATAGTTTGTGATTCTCCAGCTTTTCAAGACCCAAGGGAGTAagcgtttagcctagcagttgggacacctgcagcccgcATCAggatgctcagctctggctttagACTCCAACTTCCtcctggtgcagaccctgggaggcagcagtggtagctCAGGAATTGGGTTCCTcctacacacatggaagacctccaGCTAGCCCACCTCTCCctgttatctggggagtgaaccaacagatgggagaagtctgtctctatctctctgctgctcagatacatttttttttttttttcaaaaagcaacaGTACCTACACTTTCTGTAGGCGGGCCTTGAGATGCCATACAGGCTGTAGGGGAACAGTCTTGATGACAAGTTTCCCTTATTCTTTCCTTGCCAGGAATTAACCACAAATGTAGCATTTTGAATGACAGTTTTCTCCCCACATGTAATTTCGCTTCCTCACTAAATCATGGTTTTGTACCATGACCTGATCGAGTACTCAaggaagaacttaaaaaaaaaaaaaaaaaaccaccccaaTCTTTGTGGTCCTAGTGACACCGGAGTATACCTGGCAAGCTGGTGGCACGTGACGACGTAATGTTAGGAAAAGTGCTCAGGGCAGAGGAAGAGATTCGAGGGCCAGAGATGCTGAGAAGTGAGAAGTTCTCCATTTCTGACCACTGCAGGGTCTGGAGATCACACACCTGCTCCCTAGGGCCTGGCCGGGTTGTCGGGACAATCAAACATTCCGAATACTGTTGACATCACAAAGTCCCATAATTCCGCTCATCAGTGGGGTCTGCCCTGTGCACGATGGACTGTTGGTGCAAGATTAACATAGCAGCCTTGTTGGCTTGTCATCCCTCAGTGGCCTGACCTGAGAACacccagagagggaaggggacagTAGAAATAGGATGGTGATGCTGGCTGTTTGTcccccagctcccttctaaaTTGTTACCACTTTTCTGTGCAGCCCCCACGTCCAGCCCTGGGAACCCCTGTACTTTCTGAGTGagctttttcccttttttctcctctaccTGCCTAGCGTCTGCTActgaatattttttgttttagtttcagCTTTTTGGTTTAGGGTGCATTTTCTTTGGAAATACTTTCAAATTCATAGTGCAAAAATAAATCAGTAC containing:
- the SPATA46 gene encoding spermatogenesis-associated protein 46, whose protein sequence is MENFSLLSISGPRISSSALSTFPNITSSRATSLPDIIKTAAPTEASSPAQTLPTQYSSSSFRHGVHNTVLSPDCSLGDTQNGEQLRRNCTIYRPWFSPYSYFVCTDRESHLEAYSFPEVQQDEGRGDNCLPEDVAESTCSSSSSLENTCPRDTTRKARPGVDSLDYITSQDILTACKWHPAQQNGYKCAACCRMYPTLHSLKSHIKVGFKEGFSCRVYYRKLKTLLGKEQKARPGDRLSSGSCQAFR